One part of the Oenanthe melanoleuca isolate GR-GAL-2019-014 chromosome 26, OMel1.0, whole genome shotgun sequence genome encodes these proteins:
- the LOC130263780 gene encoding parathyroid hormone 4-like, whose product MLLLQRSQQTVTFLAILFFACFAMRQDLENRRAVTEHQLLHDKGRAVQGLKRLLWLQQALGAVHTASSREVPLPSASWDVQESQDPSDSNSSDGDEASNLLKQLLEPMEAQGFLLLKQLDGKIPKGNWNPQHLFNPL is encoded by the exons atgctcctgctccagagatCTCAGCAGACAGTTACATTTTTGGCAAttcttttttttgcctgttttgcAATGCGCCAAGACCTTGAAAA caggagggcagtgactgagcaccagctcctgcacGACAAGGGGAGGGCGGTGCAGGGGCTGAAGcggctgctgtggctgcagcaggccCTGGGGGCCGTGCACAcggccagcagcagggaggtgccACTCCCCAGCGccagctgggatgtgcaggagagCCAAGATCCCTCAGATTCCAACAGCAGCGACGGAGATGAGGCTTCAAACctgctgaagcagctgctggaaccAATGGAAGCTCAGGGCTTCCTCCTGCTAAAGCAGCTGGATGGGAAGATCCCAAAGGGTAACTGGAACCCCCAGCACCTTTTCAACCCCCTTTGA